One stretch of Urocitellus parryii isolate mUroPar1 chromosome 12, mUroPar1.hap1, whole genome shotgun sequence DNA includes these proteins:
- the Msgn1 gene encoding mesogenin-1, whose protein sequence is MDDLQETFLSLEDGLDSSDSPSLLSSWDWKNRARPFELSQASPSQSLSPVPSLESYSSSPCPAGAGLPCGHGGASNGGSNGCSSHGAGGLVEVDYNMLAFQPAYLQGPGGPKAQKGPKVKMSVQRRRKASEREKLRMRTLADALHTLRNYLPPVYSQRGQPLTKIQTLKYTIKYISELTDLLNSGREPRPQSV, encoded by the coding sequence ATGGACGACCTGCAAGAGACCTTCCTCAGCCTCGAGGATGGCCTGGACTCCTCGGACAGCCCCAGCCTGCTGTCCTCCTGGGACTGGAAAAACAGGGCCAGGCCCTTTGAGCTGAGCCAGGCCTCCCCCTCCCAGAGCCTTTCCCCAGTTCCATCACTGGAGTCCTATTCTTCTTCCCCCTGTCCAGCTGGGGCTGGACTGCCCTGTGGCCATGGCGGGGCCAGCAATGGGGGCAGCAACGGCTGTAGCAGCCACGGGGCCGGTGGCCTAGTGGAGGTGGACTACAATATGTTAGCTTTCCAACCTGCCTACCTACAGGGCCCTGGTGGCCCCAAGGCCCAGAAGGGCCCCAAAGTCAAGATGTCCGTGCAGCGGAGACGGAAGGCCAGCGAGAGGGAGAAGCTCAGAATGAGGACCTTGGCCGATGCCCTGCACACCCTTCGGAATTACCTGCCACCTGTCTACAGCCAGCGAGGCCAACCGCTTACCAAGATCCAGACACTCAAATACACCATCAAGTACATCAGCGAGCTCACAGACCTCCTGAACAGCGGCAGAGAGCCCAGGCCCCAGAGTGTGTGA